The DNA window AGAAGAGTACAAAAATACCCAGCGAAACTATGTTGCGAAAATAAGCCACAAGGGCAGAGATTACGTTCTGAAATCTCCCAGAAATGAATTCAGAATACCTCAAAGAAAATTTTTCACCCTTTTTAAAGGGGGAGAGGCTGTTGAGACTCTTAAAAATATCAATAACCTAAAAGAAAAAGGATTGGATATTTTTGCCATGCCTTTGGGGGCAGTAGTCAGAAGAAAATACGGTATGATTACAGAATCTCACATAATTTTTGAGATGGCAGAAGGTGAAGCTGTTTTAAAAAATAAGCATAGAGCAGTAGAAGCTACAAAGGAGATGCACAAGTACGGGGTATATCACGGAGACTGCAACCCCAGCAACTTTATAATTACAGAAAATGGTGTAAAGGTTATAGACACCCAGGCTAAAAAAATGCATTTTGGTAACTACAGGGCACACTATGATATGGTGACCATGAAGATGGATTCCTATAAAGAGATGAAATACCCTTATAAAAAAAATATATTTTATTATATTGTACTCATGGTGAAATATCTTAAGAGAAATCCCATAGTGGCAAAGATAAAAAAGAACAAGAAAATCTTGAGGGATAAAGGTTGGAAAATATAGATTAGGAGATGATCTGATGAAAAAATATCTAGTAACTGGTGGAGCAGGATTCATAGGCTCACATCTATGCGACTATCTGCTCGGTGAAGGACACAAAGTAGTGGTTGTAGATAATTTCAATGATTATTATGATGTGAGAATAAAAGAGAGAAATGTAGGGGATAATTTAGATAACCCAAACTACAAGTTGTATAGAGGGGACATAAGGGATCTTGATTTTCTAAAAAATATATTTCAAGATGAAAAGCTGGATGCAGTCATAAATCTGGCAGCCATGGCTGGGGTCAGACCATCTCTAGAAAATCCTATACTTTATGAAGAAGTAAATGTAAGGGGGCTAATGAACCTGTTGGAGCTTAGCAAGGCTAATGGCATAAATAAGTTTATTCAGGCCTCCTCTTCATCTGTTTATGGTAACAATAAAGAGGTTCCATTTAAGGAGACTGCAGTGGTGGACTATGCCATATCCCCCTATGCGGCTACGAAAAAGGCAGGAGAGGTCATGGGCCACGTCTATCATCACCTCTATAACATCGATATGATCCAGCTGAGGTTCTTTACGGTGTACGGCCCTAGGCAGAGGCCGGACCTTGCCATACACAAGTTTACAAGGATGATAGCAGCAGGGGAGATGATACCTTTCTACGGAGACGGAACCACCCAGAGGGACTATACCTATATAGATGACATCATTGACGGCGTGGTGAAGTCTATAAAATACCTGGAGAAAAACGAAAAAGTGTATGAGATATTCAATCTGGGAGAATCCCATACAGTTACCTTGAAAGAGATGGTGGAAACCATAGAAAAGGAGCTGGGTATAGAGGCTAAGATAAACAGACAGCCTATGCAGCCTGGGGATGTAGAAAAAACTTACGCAGATATAAGTAAGGCGAAGAAAGTTCTTGGGTATGCACCTAAGACTCAGTTTAGTGAGGGGATTAAAAAGTTTTTGACCTGGTATAATGGGATGAATATTAAGTAAATAAAAGACACCTTCAAATTTAAACCGAAGGTGTCTTTGTTTCATTAGATGCTACTTTTTTACAGAAAACCAGTAAACAACACTAGGGTTTTTAAATGGGTTTCTGTACTTGTGAGGTGTGAATTTTTCCAGATAAACCGAATCTCCCTCTTCTAAATTAAAAGTTTCATTGTTCACCTGTATTTCAAGGGCTCCTTTGATGACAATTCCGATCTCTTCATAATCGTGTCCCCAAGAAAGGTCACTGTAGTCACTGTTTCCATCTATTGTGATTGCGATTCCGTTAAGCTTATGTGATCCCTTTGTAAGGAGTTCTATTTTAGTATGGTCGCTATTTGAAGAGAATATTTCCTTTCTCTCTTCTTTTTTTACCACAGGAGAGGAGTCTGAATTTACTTGAAGTATCTCCATTAGATTGATGGAGAGTGCAGCACAAATTTGCTGAAGATTGGAAACAGAAGGACTGTTTTGGTTTCTTTCGATGTTGCTGATAAATCCAACAGACAATCCTGTCATATCGGACAGTTTTTTTAAAGTGAGTCCCTTTTCTTTCCTGCAGAATTTAATTTTTTCTCCTAAATTGTTCACTGTTTGTTCCCCCTGAAAATCTGATGATGAAGATTTTGAAAATTATATCATAACTTTTTTTTTAAGTAAATTGATTTTCAAATAAATCAATAAAAAAATAACGATTGTAATTTTTTAATGGTATTTTTCACAGAAAGATAACAAAAAAAGATCTAAATAAAAAAAAGCATCTTTTAGAAAAAAAGATGCTTTATAACTTCTGAAATGGTGCCTAGAAGTGGATTCGAACCACCGACCGCTCGGGTATGAACCGAGTGCTCTAGCCAACTGAGCTATCTAGGCACATAAATGGTGGAGATAAGCGGGGTCGAACCGCTGACCTTCGCAGTGCAAGTGCGACGCTCTCCCAACTGAGCTATATCCCCATGGTACCCCGTAGGAGAATTGAACTCCTGTCTTCAGAGTGAAAATCTGATGTCCTCACCACTGGACGAACGGGGCTTACTTTAGAGGCAAATACCCTTACCTCTTCTGAGCTTTAGATCAAAAGCTGTGTGCTCAGAACAGAAAGATAATATCATGTGATAAAAAAAAAGTCAATAAACTTTTAAATTTTTTTATAAGGTTTATTTACATGGCTACTCTAATCAGTATCTTTATTCTGAATTTTACCTAAAAATAATAATAAGTATCTAAAGGCATGACTTTAAAATGGCATGATTTTTAATTGTGTTAAGGGAAAGTAGTTGTCTAATGAGGACAGATTTTGACTGATGATTCATGTTTTTTTATAAAATTGTGTATTTTTAGTGTTTGTTATGTATTTTTTTTGTAATTTAAAGTTATTTCTAGTATACTTTTATTAGAGTGATAAAGGCAAAATTCGAAGGGAGCAATATAATGATTACGCTGAAAACAGAAAGATTGTATCTGAAAGTTCTTGGAGAAGAATCGGTTTCAGAAGTTACAGAATATTATAAAAAAAATAGAGATTTTTTAAAAAAGTGGGAAAGTTCAAAAAGAGATGATTTTTTTTCAGAATCATATCAAAAAATGCTTTTAAAACTTGAAAAAGAGGAAATAGAAAACGGTCACAGAATGAAATTATGGATTTTCAAAAGGGAAAATAATAAAATTATTGGATTCTTAAATTTTGGAAATATAATAAGAGGTGCCTTTGAATCATGTTTTTTGGGTTTCAAGTTAGACAAAGATGAAACTGGAAAAGGTTACATGAATGAGGCTTTAAAGGAGGGAATGGCCTTTTATTTTGATGTGATGAAATTACACAGAATAGAGGTTAATCTCATGCCACAAAATATAATGGGTATAAAGACAATTGAAAGAGTCGGGTTTATAAAGGAGGGTATTTCAGAAAAGTATCTCAAGATCAACGGTAAATGGGAAGATCATCTTCATTATGTCATACTCAAAGAAAGGTATGAAGAAATATATAAATAAAACTTATTGTATTTACTTACGATATACATAGTATATAATTATTTAATTTTAAAAAATAACGATAATATGGTAATAGTAGAAGGGAACGCAGAAATTAATATATGAAGCAGTTTATTGCAGAAAAATGGGAGTGTTTTTTATGTGGGAATGGAATAAGTTAAGTATAATAAAGGGTGATATAACAACACAAAAGGCCGACGTGATAGTTAATGCTGCCAATGTATCGCTATTGGGAGGTGGTGGAGTGGACGGAGCTATTCATAAAGCCGCAGGACCGGAGCTTTTAAAAGAATGTAAAAAATTTCATGGATGTCCTACAGGAGAAGCTAGGGTTACAAAAGCATACAATTTAAATGCTAAATATATAGTTCATACTCCGGGACCAATTTGGAGAGGAGGCTTCTTTGACGAGAAAAATCTTCTACGTAAATCTTACATTAGTTCGTTGAAAAAAGCTATAGAGTTAAAAGCAAAATCAATTGCTTTTCCTTCAATAAGCACAGGAGGACATAAATTTCCATTGGAAATGGCCAGTGAAATAGCTCTAACTACAATTTTTGAGGTTTTGAGCAGCGAGGAAAATGAGATAGAAAATGTTTATATAGTATGTAAAAGTGAAGATACTTTTAATCAGTATGAGAAAAGTAAAAGTAAATTGGCTAGTTAGTTTTGAAAGTGTTGTGTAAAAAATCTCCTAATATAAAGGAGATTTTTTTGTTAGGTCCCTAAAATAAAGTTTTATTTCATGTGGAATACAGTTAATTTAAAGAAAACCAAAAAAATTATAAGTTTTGATTTTTTTAAAAAAATCTTTATTTTTATTTGAAAATATTGTATACTTGTTTCGTTGACCCTGTAGCTCAGATGGATAGAGCGGCGCCCTCCTAAGGCGTAGGCCGTGCGTTCGAATCGCGCCAGGGTCGCCATTTTTATTTTTTGGAAAAATAAAAAAAGTCGGGAAACCGACTTTATTTTTTTAGACAAAATTCTTTGAAGTGAGGCAGAGTCTCACACCACTCACAAAAGGTACCCCAATCTTCTTTTAACTTGTGATGTTTTCTCTGCAGGTAGATAGTTTTCAGCTGAAGATAATTTGAGGTAACTCTCATGGTCTGCTCAAAACCTAGTGGTGCATTTGAAATAACCTTCATAAAGATTTCATACTTAGAATAGATTACACCCTCTATACTGATTTCATTCATGCCGGCCTCAAAAGAGTTATACAGGTCCACCCATTTTCTAAGGTTTTCGACCACCACATCGTCTACATACTTGTTACAGCACTCTTTTATATTCATCTTGGTCATTCTGTGCATTTTGCTGTTTGAAGATACTATATCATGAAATGAATATCTCTGAAACTGTGGTGTCCAGTAATTGGGATATTTCACATCATACTGCACAATTATACCTTTCAAGAAGTTGTCATGCCCACTTCCAGTAGGGACAGTTCCCAATTTAACGGCTCTTGTTATATCTTTTTCAGTGAGTTTTATCTCTTCTTCAGTCCAATCTGTTATCTCATCAGACCGCATAGGATATCCACTAGCCATGATGCTCTCTTCCAATCCGTACACTCTAGTATTAAAAACCTTTAACATCTCTTCCCCCTATATTAGTCATAATCTTTAGTGATGATTGAGCTCTCCTCAAGGGAGGCTTTTACATCCACGAGTCTTTGATTTGAGCTCCCCCTGTAAAAAAGCTCAGGATTTGCAAGATCTTTATCAAATTTTCCGTCCACAAGGACATCTATATATTCTAGGCATTTTTTTGTAATATCCTTTTTTATAAGCTCTTCAAATGTATATCCTGTATAGGTCCATACATTGATATCAATTTCTCCCTTGAGGCGCCTCAGAAAGCTCAAGAGCTCTTCTGGAATGAAGAAAGGGTCTCCTCCTGAAAGAGTTACACCGTCTAAAAGTGTATTTCTCTTTATTTCAGATATTATTTTCTGCATATAAGTTTCACTCAATACTTCTCCTAGATCTCCCTTCCAGGTCTCTGGATTATGGCAGCCTTCACAATAATGGCTGCATCCAGAGAAATAGATACTGTATCTGAATCCGGGTCCGTCTGAGATTGTTTCCTTGAATATTTTTATTATTTTCAAAATTAACTACACCTGTGCTTTCTATCCTCTATATTCCGTAAAAATCAACTTTTATTTTTTGATTCAGCTGCAGCAACAAACTCTTCCCAAGTGGAAAAATCAGTATACTTATCCACCGCCTCATCTATCATCCACATATCTACGGTACTGTATTCCTCTACTGCTTTTATCTCTATTCTTCCAAAATAAAAAAAGTCCTCAATATCGTCAAATTGTGTGTTCTCTATCATAAAATTTTCAGAAAAAATTTCTTTGTATTTTCTGATTTCATTTTTATCATTGATTTCCTTTAGAGCCGACTCTAACTCAAATAGACCTTTTAATTCCAAATTATATCCTTTCCAGACTACTGGAGAAATTGTGAGTAAAAAGTAGTCTTGATTTTGATCAAATATTTAAGGGAGGAGATCTAGCTGATCCCCCCCTACATTACATCCCGTGTTTAACTCTGTCCTCTTCCTCTTTCTGCTTGTAAGAGTTCCAGTTGTCAAGATCTCCAGTCAGGTACCCTGTGATTCTTCTTGTCTTTGATATATTTGTACTTTTGCATACAGGACACTGGTTTTCTACGATTCCTTTGTAACCACAGTCCTTGCATCTGTCCACAGGGTGGTTTATTGAACCATAACCGATTCCGGCTTCGTGCATCTCTTTCACGAGCTTCATGATAGCCATTACATTTTTCTTTGCCTCACCGTCTAGTTCTATATATGTAATGTGCCCCCCTCTTGTTAGTTCATGGAAAGGAGCTTCCTTTTTTATTTTTTCAACTGCAGATATTCCCTCTTTTACGTCGACATGGAAAGAGTTTATATAATAATCTCTGTCGTTTACTCCTGATATCTCTCCGAATATTTGCTTATCTATTTTTGTAAATCTACCAGATAAACCTTCGGCAGGTGTTGCAAGAGCAGAGAAGTTCAATTTATGTTTGTCTCTCAGTTCTTCAGCAGTATCCTTAATTATTTTTACCGCCTTGTATAGCGTTTCATATGCCTTGTCATCTGTACCGTGGCCTTTTCCAAATAGTGCCATCATGGCATTATGCCCGCCGATAAAACCTATTCCAAGGGTTCCGCTAGATAGTACGTCGCCTACTTCCTCATTCAGTCCTAGAGCCTCTCCACCGTTCCATATCCCGTTACTCATCATAAATGGGAACTGCCTGGCTAGAGCTGTCCTCTGGAAGGAAAATCTGTCAGCGAGCTGCTTTCCTACAAAGAGAGACATCTCCCTTACCCTGTCGTAAAACTTCTCTATGGCTAATTCCTGAATCTCAGTTTCAGGAGCACCATCTAGCTCCTTCTCTGCATCTAGTTTTGCTCTTATGGCAAGTCTAGGCATATTTATAGATGTAAAGGAGATGTTACCTCTTCCTACAGATGTTTTTTCTCCATTTACATTTTCAAATACCCTT is part of the uncultured Ilyobacter sp. genome and encodes:
- a CDS encoding lipopolysaccharide core heptose(II) kinase RfaY, encoding MKALTETEYKGYKLFFYDNKYENVLKKIADNNIKLTEEYKNTQRNYVAKISHKGRDYVLKSPRNEFRIPQRKFFTLFKGGEAVETLKNINNLKEKGLDIFAMPLGAVVRRKYGMITESHIIFEMAEGEAVLKNKHRAVEATKEMHKYGVYHGDCNPSNFIITENGVKVIDTQAKKMHFGNYRAHYDMVTMKMDSYKEMKYPYKKNIFYYIVLMVKYLKRNPIVAKIKKNKKILRDKGWKI
- a CDS encoding GDP-mannose 4,6-dehydratase gives rise to the protein MKKYLVTGGAGFIGSHLCDYLLGEGHKVVVVDNFNDYYDVRIKERNVGDNLDNPNYKLYRGDIRDLDFLKNIFQDEKLDAVINLAAMAGVRPSLENPILYEEVNVRGLMNLLELSKANGINKFIQASSSSVYGNNKEVPFKETAVVDYAISPYAATKKAGEVMGHVYHHLYNIDMIQLRFFTVYGPRQRPDLAIHKFTRMIAAGEMIPFYGDGTTQRDYTYIDDIIDGVVKSIKYLEKNEKVYEIFNLGESHTVTLKEMVETIEKELGIEAKINRQPMQPGDVEKTYADISKAKKVLGYAPKTQFSEGIKKFLTWYNGMNIK
- a CDS encoding cupin domain-containing protein: MNNLGEKIKFCRKEKGLTLKKLSDMTGLSVGFISNIERNQNSPSVSNLQQICAALSINLMEILQVNSDSSPVVKKEERKEIFSSNSDHTKIELLTKGSHKLNGIAITIDGNSDYSDLSWGHDYEEIGIVIKGALEIQVNNETFNLEEGDSVYLEKFTPHKYRNPFKNPSVVYWFSVKK
- a CDS encoding GNAT family N-acetyltransferase, whose amino-acid sequence is MITLKTERLYLKVLGEESVSEVTEYYKKNRDFLKKWESSKRDDFFSESYQKMLLKLEKEEIENGHRMKLWIFKRENNKIIGFLNFGNIIRGAFESCFLGFKLDKDETGKGYMNEALKEGMAFYFDVMKLHRIEVNLMPQNIMGIKTIERVGFIKEGISEKYLKINGKWEDHLHYVILKERYEEIYK
- a CDS encoding macro domain-containing protein, encoding MWEWNKLSIIKGDITTQKADVIVNAANVSLLGGGGVDGAIHKAAGPELLKECKKFHGCPTGEARVTKAYNLNAKYIVHTPGPIWRGGFFDEKNLLRKSYISSLKKAIELKAKSIAFPSISTGGHKFPLEMASEIALTTIFEVLSSEENEIENVYIVCKSEDTFNQYEKSKSKLAS
- the nrdG gene encoding anaerobic ribonucleoside-triphosphate reductase activating protein; this translates as MKIIKIFKETISDGPGFRYSIYFSGCSHYCEGCHNPETWKGDLGEVLSETYMQKIISEIKRNTLLDGVTLSGGDPFFIPEELLSFLRRLKGEIDINVWTYTGYTFEELIKKDITKKCLEYIDVLVDGKFDKDLANPELFYRGSSNQRLVDVKASLEESSIITKDYD